The following proteins are co-located in the Microplitis demolitor isolate Queensland-Clemson2020A chromosome 5, iyMicDemo2.1a, whole genome shotgun sequence genome:
- the LOC103578454 gene encoding splicing factor ESS-2 homolog, which yields MSSPMDTPGSQALEAIKNIKDLSIFKKPMGPARRSKKFRPTTLDEDTYIEKMGEIIERDFFPHLEKLKAQNDYLHAIEQNDAKKMRELYTKYSSGRPVTERLSSPATFETPLREDLNNLTKNNRDCKNSSVAGENTIEDDKKQLMGLDSYLSSHTSEDNASFEEMMEEADKRQRIKYSWLYKMEENSKVLSVDANDNTLAITTDKKSRPLMLDTWNYRNKNYIMYIPDGVELTSEEKIEMAKRKQEIVHLNTRLNINPFNEKHNKETLNELAKSQLKVYDGKIGVDGKEVVRNPTPKVNGFSFVATPSPRPGECESPLMTWGEIEGTPFRLDGGDTPLLRSNQGPSFRMAEPPKREKLALQLAEKAGERHRDRKSKALEAARKSFATPSPRCLSAIDRLSTMSPAARRLATQKLRIVSTPSPRRTPLRSPSIGVKTHNLSYRDTSTRVSSKELDLDSSSRSKDTILTDNLLNLPHRQRASDFFN from the exons atgAGCTCACCGATGGATACGCCAGGATCTCAAGCTCTtgaagcaattaaaaatataaaggacttatcaatatttaaaaaaccaatGGGCCCTGCAAGACGTAGTAAAAAATTCCGACCAACAACTTTAGATGAAGATACTTACATTGAAAAGATGGGTGAAATAATAGAGAGAGATTTTTTTCCtcatttagaaaaattaaaagctcaaAATGACTATTTGCATGCTATAGAACAGAATGATGCCAAGAAAATGAGAGAGCTGTACACGAAATATAGTTCTGGACGACCAGTAACTGAAAGATTATCTAGTCCTGCAACATTTGAGACTCCTTTACGTGAAGATCTAAacaatttaactaaaaataatcggGATTGTAAAAATTCGTCAGTGGCTGGAGAAAATACAATtgaagatgataaaaaacaattaatgggATTAGATTCATATTTAAGCTCTCATACAAGTGAAGATAATGCGAGCTTTGAAGAAATGATGGAAGAAGCAGATAAACGgcaaagaataaaatattcatggCTTTATAAAATggaagaaaattcaaaagttctGAGTGTTGATGCAAATGATAATACTTTAGCAATTActactgataaaaaatcacGGCCATTAATGTTAGATACATGgaattatagaaataaaaattatataatgtatattcCTGATGGTGTTGAATTAACATCagaagaaaaaatagaaatggctaaaagaaaacaagaaatagttcatttaaatacaagattaaatataaatccatTTAACGAAAAACACAATAAAGAGACGCTTAATGAACTGGCAAAATCACAGCTTAAAGTATATGATGGAAAAATAGGTGTCGATGGTAAAGAAGTTGTTAGGAACCCTACACCAAAAGTAAATGGTTTTAGTTTCGTTGCTACTCCAAGTCCTAGACCAGGTGAATGTGAAAGTCCTTTGATGACGTGGGGAGAAATTGAAGGTACGCCGTTTAGACTTGATGGAGGTGACACACCATTACTAAGATCTAATCAAGGTCCTTCATTTCGTATGGCTGAGCCAcctaaaagagaaaaattggCTTTACAATTAGCAGAAAAAGCCGGTGAACGACATAGAGATAGGAAAAGTAAAGCATTAGAAGCTGCCAGAAAATCATTTGCAac gcCGTCACCAAGATGTTTATCAGCAATCGATCGTCTCAGCACAATGTCACCAGCAGCTAGAAGATTAGCCACACAAAAATTACGAATTGTTAGTACACCAAGTCCTCGGCGAACACCATTAAGATCACCATCAATTGGCGTAAAAACTCACAATTTATCCTATCGTGACACATCAACCAGAGTCTCATCAAAGGAATTAGATTTAGATAGTAGTTCCAGATCGAAAGATACTATACTTACTGATAATCTACTCAATTTACCGCACAGACAAAGAGcttctgatttttttaactaa